One genomic segment of Hordeum vulgare subsp. vulgare chromosome 2H, MorexV3_pseudomolecules_assembly, whole genome shotgun sequence includes these proteins:
- the LOC123425172 gene encoding uncharacterized protein LOC123425172, translated as MGMGTGTALRPAMAAAASNTAHRPRPLPGCCTSRPTASAPPARTLVCTAPPQPRPPRRAVATAARAAGAGAPSSTSPDAVTYSSSIDTDMPLYEPPGVSFDEYLENRPRVFRAMFPDESRSQQLSDEEWRIQMLPLEFLLITVRPVVVMQLRNRGAGGLDLRITEWELRGLDSGYTPASFDLGVRGSLYADRAQRRGSRLRGHLEISITVALPPPLRIVPEAVLRGVAESVLLTLAERMKRDVDVGLVADFRRFRLEKAASRAAVVRADRKA; from the exons ATGGGCATGGGCACGGGCACGGCGCTACGgccggccatggccgccgccgcctccaacaCGGCCCACCGCCCGCGGCCGCTGCCTGGCTGCTGCACCAGCCGCCCCACCGCCTCCGCGCCGCCCGCGAGGACGCTGGTCTGCACCGCTCCCCCGCAGCCGAGGCCGCCGCGGCGCGCCGTCGCGACCGCGGCCCgggcggcgggggccggggcgccgtcgtccacctcgccggacGCCGTCACCTACTCCTCCAGCATCGACACCGACATGCCCCTCTACGAGCCCCCGGGG GTTTCGTTCGACGAGTACCTCGAGAACCGCCCCCGCGTGTTCCGCGCCATGTTCCCCGACGAGAGCCGGAGCCAGCAGCTCAGCGAT GAGGAGTGGAGGATCCAGATGCTGCCGCTGGAGTTCCTCCTCATCACCGTGCGCCCCGTCGTCGTGATGCAGCTGCGCAACCGCGGCGCCGGCGGGCTCGACCTCCGAATC ACCGAGTGGGAGCTGAGGGGGCTGGACAGCGGCTACACGCCGGCGAGCTTCGACCTGGGCGTGCGGGGGTCGCTGTACGCGGACAGGGCCCAGCGGCGCGGCAGCCGGCTGAGAGGGCACCTCGAGATCTCCATCACCGTCGCCCTCCCGCCGCCCCTGCGGATCGTGCCGGAGGCCGTTCTCCGGGGCGTCGCCGAGTCG GTCCTGTTGACACTTGCCGAGAGGATGAAGCGGGACGTGGACGTCGGCCTCGTCGCCGATTTCCGGAGGTTCCGGCTGGAGAAGGCGGCGTCGAGAGCGGCGGTGGTGAGAGCAGACAGAAAAGCCTGA